One region of Populus trichocarpa isolate Nisqually-1 chromosome 4, P.trichocarpa_v4.1, whole genome shotgun sequence genomic DNA includes:
- the LOC127905272 gene encoding uncharacterized protein LOC127905272 translates to MKSHDCHVFIQTLIPLAFRDLLPKGIWDALTEISHFFRDICSSKLNVDHIERLQTNIVETLCKLEMIFPPSFFDSMEHLPIHLPFEAKAGGPVQYRWMYSFERYLFNLKKKVKNKAHVEASICEAYIVEEISTFISYYFEPHLRTRINRVPRHDDGGEVPSSGNLSIFSNTG, encoded by the exons atgaagagtcatgactgccacgtgtttatacaaacactcatcccattagcttttcgtgatttgttgccaaagggaatatgggatgcactcacggagatcagtcatttcttcagagatatatgctccagcaagttgaatgttgatcacattgagagacttcaaacgaatatcgtcgagacactatgcaaacttgagatgatattccctccatcattttttgactcaatggagcatctccctatacatctaccgttcgaggcaaaagctggaggaccggtccaatatagatggatgtactcattcgaacg gtacttgtttaatctcaaaaaaaaggttaagaacaaggcgcatgttgaggcttcgatatgtgaggcctatattgttgaggagatctcaacatttatctcgtactatttcgaacctcatctgagaacgagaatcaatcgcgttccacggcatgatgatggcggtgaagtgccttccagtgggaacttgtcaatattctccaatactggatgA